A single region of the Nocardioides ochotonae genome encodes:
- a CDS encoding MoxR family ATPase — MTAATPAPAPGAATLGELRASGHVHKPLRTEIRDNLLARLRAGEDPWPGLHGFDDTVIPQLERALIAGHDIVLLGERGQGKTRLLRTMVGLLDEWTPVIADSELAEHPFEPITHVSRLRAAELGDGLPITWRHRDERYAEKLATPDTSVADLIGDVDPMKVAEGRTLGDPETIHFGLIPRSHRGIVAINELPDLAERIQVAMLNVMEERDIQIRGYVLRLPLDVLVVASANPEDYTNRGRIITPLKDRFGAEIRTHYPRELDAEVAVVRQEADLVAEVPDYLVEILARFTRNLRDSSAVDQRSGVSARFAIAGAETVAASALHRAASQGEEDPVARVVDLETAVSVLGGKIEFESGEEGREDEVLTHLLRTATAETVRQHLRGLDLGLLVEAIEAGAMITTGEQVTARDFLTGLPVLGESELYDEICERLGATSDGARASAIELALEGLYLARKVGKDTDGAETVYG; from the coding sequence GTGACTGCTGCCACTCCCGCCCCCGCCCCCGGCGCCGCCACCCTGGGTGAGCTGCGCGCCTCCGGCCACGTGCACAAGCCGCTGCGCACCGAGATCCGCGACAACCTGCTGGCCCGGCTGCGCGCCGGCGAGGACCCGTGGCCGGGCCTGCACGGCTTCGACGACACCGTCATCCCGCAGCTCGAGCGGGCCCTGATCGCCGGCCACGACATCGTGCTGCTCGGCGAGCGCGGCCAGGGCAAGACCCGGCTGCTGCGCACCATGGTCGGTCTGCTCGACGAGTGGACGCCGGTGATCGCCGACTCCGAGCTCGCCGAGCACCCCTTCGAACCCATCACCCACGTCTCCCGGCTCCGTGCCGCCGAGCTCGGCGACGGCCTGCCGATCACCTGGCGCCACCGCGACGAGCGCTACGCCGAGAAGCTCGCCACCCCCGACACCTCGGTGGCCGACCTGATCGGCGACGTCGACCCGATGAAGGTCGCCGAGGGCCGCACCCTGGGCGACCCCGAGACGATCCACTTCGGGCTGATCCCGCGCAGCCACCGCGGCATCGTCGCGATCAACGAGCTGCCGGACCTCGCCGAGCGGATCCAGGTCGCGATGCTCAACGTGATGGAGGAGCGCGACATCCAGATCCGCGGCTACGTGCTGCGCCTGCCGCTCGACGTCCTCGTCGTGGCCAGCGCCAACCCCGAGGACTACACCAACCGCGGGCGCATCATCACCCCGCTCAAGGACCGCTTCGGCGCCGAGATCCGCACCCACTACCCCCGCGAGCTGGACGCCGAGGTCGCCGTGGTGCGCCAGGAGGCCGATCTGGTCGCCGAGGTGCCCGACTACCTCGTGGAGATCCTGGCCCGCTTCACCCGCAACCTGCGCGACTCCAGCGCGGTCGACCAGCGCTCGGGCGTGAGCGCCCGCTTCGCGATCGCCGGAGCCGAGACGGTCGCTGCGTCCGCCCTGCACCGCGCCGCCTCGCAGGGCGAGGAGGACCCGGTCGCCCGTGTCGTCGACCTGGAGACGGCCGTGTCGGTGCTGGGCGGCAAGATCGAGTTCGAGAGCGGCGAGGAGGGGCGAGAGGACGAGGTGCTCACCCACCTGCTGCGCACCGCGACCGCCGAGACGGTGCGCCAGCACCTGCGCGGGCTCGACCTCGGGCTGCTCGTCGAGGCGATCGAGGCCGGCGCGATGATCACCACCGGCGAGCAGGTGACCGCCCGCGACTTCCTCACCGGGCTGCCCGTGCTCGGCGAGTCCGAGCTGTACGACGAGATCTGCGAGCGCCTCGGCGCCACCAGCGACGGGGCGCGTGCGAGCGCGATCGAGCTGGCCCTGGAGGGGCTCTACCTGGCCCGCAAGGTCGGCAAGGACACCGACGGCGCGGAGACCGTCTATGGCTGA
- a CDS encoding TIGR03086 family metal-binding protein: MDLEDLAHAHRAVAWLARGLDASDWSRATPCEEWDVAAVVRHLVIGEQAFTTALAGVPYDLPAVAAEVADMPDAVLPDVLESAGETLRDALAVAGPGEFPTGIGHLPARAVLELRTIETLTHGWDVARATGHPLDVPEEVAERALAASHRLMTLLPPDRTPFAPPQPVDDAAPAADRLAALLGRRPD; this comes from the coding sequence ATGGACCTCGAGGACCTCGCCCACGCCCACCGCGCCGTCGCGTGGCTGGCCAGGGGGCTGGACGCGTCGGACTGGTCGCGGGCGACCCCATGCGAGGAGTGGGACGTCGCCGCGGTGGTGCGCCACCTCGTCATCGGGGAGCAGGCGTTCACCACGGCGCTGGCCGGGGTGCCCTACGACCTGCCCGCGGTCGCCGCGGAGGTCGCCGACATGCCCGACGCGGTGCTGCCCGACGTGCTGGAGTCCGCCGGCGAGACGCTGCGCGACGCGTTGGCCGTCGCGGGGCCCGGCGAGTTCCCCACTGGCATCGGCCACCTGCCGGCCCGCGCCGTCCTCGAGCTGCGCACGATCGAGACGCTCACCCACGGCTGGGACGTCGCGCGTGCCACCGGCCACCCGCTCGACGTGCCGGAGGAGGTCGCCGAGCGCGCCTTGGCGGCCAGCCACCGGCTCATGACGCTGCTACCCCCTGACCGCACCCCGTTCGCACCGCCGCAGCCGGTCGACGACGCCGCACCCGCCGCCGACCGGCTCGCCGCGCTGCTGGGCCGCCGCCCCGACTGA
- a CDS encoding YchJ family protein, with protein MQLRRECPCGSGEPYDACCGRLHRGAAQAETAEELMRSRYAAYAVGDTAYVWRTWHPRTRPTDVTHDPSTHWVGLSILGAGEDWVEFEARWESPAGPGRMHERSRFEQRRGRWLYVDGDLTDPG; from the coding sequence GTGCAGCTGCGACGCGAGTGCCCGTGCGGATCCGGTGAGCCCTACGACGCCTGCTGCGGGCGGCTGCACCGCGGCGCCGCGCAGGCGGAGACCGCCGAGGAGCTGATGCGCTCGCGCTACGCGGCGTACGCCGTCGGCGACACGGCGTACGTCTGGCGCACCTGGCACCCCCGCACCCGCCCCACCGACGTCACGCACGACCCCAGCACCCACTGGGTCGGCCTGAGCATCCTCGGCGCCGGCGAGGACTGGGTGGAGTTCGAGGCCAGGTGGGAGAGCCCCGCAGGCCCGGGACGGATGCACGAGCGCTCCCGCTTCGAGCAGCGGCGCGGGCGCTGGCTCTACGTCGACGGCGACCTGACTGACCCCGGCTGA
- a CDS encoding YigZ family protein — MTGYLTIARDAEAEIEVKRSRFLCTLERVEDEAAARAVVERLRRAHWDARHHCSAFVLGPPPVPVERSSDDGEPAGTAGAPMLEVLRGWEGSGVSDVVAVVTRWFGGTLLGAGGLVRAYGDAVRAGLAASGTVRRLLVRELLVEVGHADAGRVETELRHRGVAVLDATYAAAVTLRLGVRPEEEAALHALLAELSAGTALAVPAGESWVDVPSGS, encoded by the coding sequence ATGACCGGCTACCTCACCATCGCCCGGGACGCGGAGGCCGAGATCGAGGTCAAGCGCTCGCGGTTCCTGTGCACCCTGGAGCGCGTCGAGGACGAGGCCGCGGCGCGTGCGGTGGTGGAGCGGCTGCGCCGCGCGCACTGGGACGCGCGGCACCACTGCTCCGCCTTCGTCCTCGGTCCGCCACCGGTCCCGGTCGAGCGCTCCAGTGACGACGGCGAGCCGGCGGGCACCGCGGGCGCCCCGATGCTGGAGGTGCTGCGGGGCTGGGAGGGCAGCGGGGTCAGCGACGTGGTCGCGGTGGTGACCCGCTGGTTCGGCGGCACCCTGCTCGGCGCCGGTGGGCTGGTGCGCGCCTACGGCGACGCGGTGCGCGCCGGGCTGGCCGCGAGCGGGACGGTGCGGCGCCTGCTGGTCCGCGAGCTGCTGGTGGAGGTCGGGCACGCCGACGCGGGCCGGGTCGAGACCGAGCTGCGGCACCGCGGGGTGGCCGTGCTGGACGCGACGTACGCCGCGGCGGTGACGCTGCGCCTCGGGGTCCGGCCCGAGGAGGAGGCCGCGCTGCACGCGCTGCTCGCCGAGCTGAGCGCCGGCACGGCTCTCGCGGTCCCTGCCGGAGAGAGCTGGGTCGACGTACCCTCGGGCTCATGA
- a CDS encoding vWA domain-containing protein yields MSRDRTRFKRYDGGDPLAPPVDLGEALDAIGEDVMAGYSPERAMSEFLRRGGQDQRGLDDLARQVARKRQELLSRHDLDGTMREVQELLDKAVLEERKQLARDAMMDDADRAVREMQLANLPPSPAAAVSELSSYDWQSREAREDFEKIKDLLGRELLDQRFAGMKQALEGATAEDRAAVEEMLGDLNDLLEKRQQGIDTPQDFESFMDKHGDFFPENPHDLDELLDTLAERSAAAQRMLNSMTPEQREELMELSAQAFGSPQLMESLNRLDANLQSLRPGEDWTGSEQMGGEEGLGLGDGTGVFQDLAELDGLSEQLSQSYGGARMDDLDLDALARQLGEQAAVDARTLQRLEKALREQGTMRRDSTGQLQLTPKAMRQLGKALLRDVAQRLSGRQGQRELQQAGAAGERSGATREWAFGDTEPWDIPRTILNSVRRRAADGGSSRLLEIGDVEVQETEARTQACVALLVDTSFSMAMDGRWVPMKRTALALHTLIRSRFRGDDLQLIGFGRHAEVMEIEELTGLDAMWDKGTNLHHALLLANRHFRKHPNAQPVLLIVTDGEPTSHLEPDGEVFFSYPPHPLTVAYAVRELDNARRLGAQTTFFRLGEDPGLARFVDSMAQRAEGRVVAPELDDLGAAVVGSYLGSRARGGRSGADAPAWGGQFGRGFWVD; encoded by the coding sequence ATGAGCAGGGACCGCACCCGCTTCAAGCGCTACGACGGCGGCGACCCGCTCGCGCCGCCGGTCGACCTCGGCGAGGCCCTCGACGCCATCGGCGAGGACGTGATGGCCGGCTACAGCCCGGAGCGGGCGATGAGCGAGTTCCTGCGCCGCGGCGGGCAGGACCAGCGCGGCCTCGACGACCTCGCCCGCCAAGTGGCCCGCAAGCGCCAGGAGCTGCTCTCGCGCCACGACCTCGACGGCACCATGCGCGAGGTGCAGGAGCTGCTGGACAAGGCGGTGCTCGAGGAGCGCAAGCAGCTGGCGCGCGACGCGATGATGGACGACGCGGACCGCGCGGTGCGCGAGATGCAGCTGGCCAACCTGCCGCCGAGCCCGGCGGCCGCCGTCAGCGAGCTCTCGTCGTACGACTGGCAGAGCCGCGAGGCCCGCGAGGACTTCGAGAAGATCAAGGACCTGCTCGGACGCGAGCTGCTCGACCAGCGCTTCGCCGGCATGAAGCAGGCCCTGGAAGGGGCCACCGCGGAGGACCGGGCGGCCGTCGAGGAGATGCTCGGCGACCTCAACGACCTGCTCGAGAAGCGCCAGCAGGGGATCGACACCCCGCAGGACTTCGAGTCGTTCATGGACAAGCACGGCGACTTCTTCCCCGAGAACCCCCACGACCTCGACGAGCTGCTCGACACCCTGGCCGAGCGCTCGGCGGCCGCCCAGCGGATGCTGAACTCGATGACCCCCGAGCAGCGCGAGGAGCTCATGGAGCTCTCCGCGCAGGCGTTCGGGTCCCCGCAGCTGATGGAGTCGCTGAACCGCCTCGACGCCAACCTGCAGTCGCTGCGGCCCGGCGAGGACTGGACCGGCTCGGAGCAGATGGGCGGGGAGGAGGGCCTCGGGCTCGGCGACGGCACCGGCGTCTTCCAGGACCTGGCGGAGCTCGACGGGCTGTCCGAGCAGCTCTCGCAGTCCTACGGCGGCGCGCGGATGGACGACCTGGATCTCGACGCGCTGGCCCGTCAGCTCGGCGAGCAGGCCGCGGTCGACGCGCGCACGCTCCAGCGCCTGGAGAAGGCGCTGCGCGAGCAGGGCACGATGCGCCGCGACTCCACCGGCCAGCTCCAGCTGACGCCCAAGGCGATGCGCCAGCTCGGCAAGGCGCTGCTGCGCGACGTCGCGCAGCGCCTGTCCGGGCGCCAGGGCCAGCGCGAGCTGCAGCAGGCCGGCGCCGCGGGGGAGCGCTCCGGGGCCACCCGCGAGTGGGCCTTCGGCGACACCGAGCCGTGGGACATCCCGCGCACCATCCTCAACAGCGTCCGCCGACGCGCCGCCGACGGCGGGTCCTCGCGGCTGCTGGAGATCGGCGACGTGGAGGTGCAGGAGACCGAGGCCCGCACCCAGGCCTGCGTCGCGCTGCTGGTCGACACCTCGTTCTCGATGGCGATGGACGGGCGCTGGGTGCCGATGAAGCGCACCGCGCTCGCGCTGCACACCCTGATCCGGTCCCGGTTCCGCGGCGACGACCTCCAGCTGATCGGCTTCGGCCGCCACGCCGAGGTGATGGAGATCGAGGAGCTCACCGGCCTCGACGCCATGTGGGACAAGGGCACCAACCTGCACCACGCGCTGCTGCTCGCCAACCGTCACTTCCGCAAGCACCCGAACGCCCAGCCGGTGCTGCTGATCGTCACCGACGGCGAGCCGACCTCCCACCTCGAGCCGGACGGCGAGGTGTTCTTCAGCTACCCGCCGCACCCGCTCACGGTCGCCTACGCGGTCCGCGAGCTCGACAACGCCCGGCGCCTGGGGGCGCAGACGACGTTCTTCCGCCTCGGCGAGGACCCCGGCCTCGCCCGGTTCGTGGACTCGATGGCGCAGCGGGCCGAGGGACGGGTGGTCGCACCCGAGCTCGACGACCTCGGCGCCGCGGTCGTGGGGTCCTACCTGGGCAGCCGGGCGCGCGGCGGTCGCTCGGGCGCCGACGCCCCGGCGTGGGGTGGCCAGTTCGGGCGAGGTTTCTGGGTCGACTGA
- a CDS encoding TSUP family transporter, which produces MDDPSLTVLVLLALAAVSAGFVDAVVGGGGLIQLPAILLGLPGASPVQVLATNKLASFCGTSVSAATYYRRVKPDPRTFGPLMALAFVGSVGGAFVASQIPKSAFEPIVLVVLVVVGAWVLLRPSLGQATALRFTGQRHLRVAMLVGLAVGFYDGAMGPGTGSFFTIALVGLMGYGFLEASAKTKLANWATNLAALCVFVPQGAVMWKVGLVLGAANLVGGYLGARTAVARGAGFIRVFFVIVVAAFAIRIGGGLVGIW; this is translated from the coding sequence GTGGACGACCCCAGCCTGACCGTGCTCGTCCTGCTCGCCCTGGCTGCGGTGAGCGCCGGCTTCGTCGACGCCGTCGTGGGCGGCGGTGGGCTGATCCAGCTCCCGGCGATCCTGCTGGGCCTGCCCGGCGCCAGCCCCGTGCAGGTGCTGGCGACCAACAAGCTCGCGTCGTTCTGCGGCACCTCGGTGAGCGCCGCGACGTACTACCGCCGGGTGAAGCCGGACCCCCGCACCTTCGGGCCGCTGATGGCGCTGGCCTTCGTGGGCTCCGTGGGCGGGGCGTTCGTGGCCTCGCAGATCCCGAAGTCCGCCTTCGAGCCGATCGTGCTCGTCGTGCTCGTGGTGGTCGGCGCGTGGGTGCTCCTGCGCCCGTCGCTGGGGCAGGCGACCGCGCTGCGCTTCACCGGCCAGCGGCACCTGCGGGTGGCGATGCTGGTCGGGCTGGCCGTCGGGTTCTACGACGGCGCGATGGGGCCGGGCACGGGCAGCTTCTTCACGATCGCGCTGGTCGGGCTGATGGGCTACGGCTTCCTCGAGGCCTCGGCCAAGACCAAGCTCGCCAACTGGGCCACCAACCTGGCGGCGCTGTGCGTGTTCGTCCCCCAGGGCGCGGTGATGTGGAAGGTCGGGCTGGTGCTCGGCGCGGCCAACCTGGTCGGCGGCTACCTGGGCGCGCGCACCGCCGTGGCCCGCGGCGCGGGCTTCATCCGGGTGTTCTTCGTGATCGTCGTGGCGGCCTTCGCGATCCGCATCGGCGGCGGCCTGGTGGGGATCTGGTGA
- a CDS encoding pyridoxamine 5'-phosphate oxidase family protein, with protein MSIPVDLADLERTLADFGPGYLLTTTDGVVRAVSAEPRVVDGVLVVSDAGRRTSANIAANPTVTLLFAPREERGYSLLVDGTATVDGETARVTPRSAVLHRPRRYADGEGAPHAPHDGCGADCRPVG; from the coding sequence ATGAGCATCCCCGTCGACCTGGCCGACCTCGAGCGCACCCTCGCCGACTTCGGGCCGGGCTACCTGCTCACCACGACCGACGGTGTCGTCCGGGCGGTCAGCGCGGAGCCGCGGGTGGTCGACGGGGTCCTGGTGGTCTCCGACGCGGGGCGACGCACCAGCGCCAACATCGCCGCCAACCCCACGGTCACGCTGCTGTTCGCGCCGCGGGAGGAGCGCGGCTACTCGCTGCTCGTCGACGGCACCGCCACCGTCGACGGCGAGACGGCCCGGGTGACGCCGCGCTCGGCGGTCCTGCACCGCCCGCGTCGGTACGCCGACGGCGAGGGCGCCCCGCACGCCCCGCACGACGGCTGCGGGGCCGACTGCCGGCCGGTGGGATGA